TGGGAATGGATTTTAGATCACACACATCTGTGTGTATCATATCAAGCGGTTCGGTAGCTCTTTCAACCGATTTAAATGGTGCCCTTGTTAATTTGGCTTCAACACAAGTTTCACATTTGTGATTTGAGTCAATATGAAAATTTGGTATGCTattcaatttaattaaatgacgaatggaattaaaattgacATGACCAAGTCGACCATGCCACACATTAGAAGACTCAAGCAAGTAAGCAGAACTAGTACCGGTCTTATTCATTCCATTGATAGCAATTACATTCATTTTGAACATACCATTGAGGGCATAGCCCTTACCAACATACAAACCATTTTTGGTCAACACGACCTTATCAGACTCAAACACAATTTTGAAACCAAACTTATTCAACTGATAACCAGACACAAGATTCTTACGAATCTCTGGAACATACAACACATTCTGCAGAGTGAGTTCTTTTCCAGAAGTCATCTTCAAGATCACATTACCCTCGCCTTTCACATCAGCAGTGGCGGAGTTTCCCATAAAGAGCTTTTCACCATTAGTGACCTTCTTGAAGGTGTTGAACAGATTCTTATCAGAGCAGACGTGGCGGGTGGCACCAGTATCAACCCACCATTCCTTGGTATTAGAACCAACCAAGTTAACTTCAGAGATCATCATAGTGAGATCAGAGACCATAGCTACCAGATTATCCACATCAACCATGTTAGCTTGGCGAGTATTCTCTCTTTTGGGCTGCTTGCATTCATTTGCCCTATGACCAGGCTTGTCACAATTGTAGCAAGTGCCTTGGAATTTCTTTTTCACAATTCCACCTTTGGCTCCAAGATTTGGACCTTTCCCTTTGCCTTTCCTCTCAACCCGTCCCTTGCCTTTGTTACCACGTGAAGATTGACCACTTTCAACAACATTAGCCTTTGCTGAGTTTGGGACATAGCTTTGCTTTTGAGCAATTTTGTTGTCTTCTTCAATACGAACACGAACAACGAGATCTTCAATGGTCATCTCCTTTCTCTTATGCTTGAGATAATTTTTGAAATCAATCCAACTTGGTGGCAGTTTCTCTATCATGCAAGCGACTTGGAATGTCTCGCTCAGTGTCATTCCTTCAGCATGAATTTCATGGAGCATAATCTGCAAATCTTGAATTTGACTCATGACAGTTTTTGAATCAACTATCTTGAAATCCAAGAATTTAGCCACCACAAATTTCTTGGTGTCAGCATCCTCTGTTTTATACTTTCGCTCTAACGACTCCCATAATTCTTTGGCAGTCTTGATTTTGAAATAAACATTATAGAGCGAGTCAACCAAGCCATTCAAGACATAGTTGCGGCACAAAAATTCAGAATGATTCCAAGCTTGAATCGCGCTCACAGTTTGAGCATCCATCTCCCCTTCAGAGACTTGGGGAGCGGTTTCAGTCAGGAACCTCGCAAGGTTCAACGTTGTCAAGTAAAAGAACATCTTTTGTTGCCAACGTTTGAAGTTTCCACCATCAAATTTTGGAGGCTTTTCAGCCTGAGTTGCCACCGCAGTAGGCAATGATGGAACCATCATGGAGGTAACAGAGACAGCAGATGTCATAATCGCAGACACAACAGGAGCTGCAGAGACACCAGAAGTGGGAACACCAGAAGTGGGAGCACCTGAAGTGGGAATAGCAGAAAACATGGGTTGAGATTCCATTCTGAAAGACGAATAGAACAAGTTAATAACACGAATTGTTATTATACCAATCTGTTTAAGTTTGTTGGAAATAAcagtataataacaatatgtaatttcttaaataatatatatatatattacaaaacgattaaataatgataaaggaaTTAAACAAGAACATAATAGAGGAACTAAATAAAATAGGCAATTTGAAAGCTTCctgcaaaacaagaaaataataacaataaagtagaaccgggcttgtgtttgacacaattcgTCGCAGCAAAAAGGAGCCCTGCATGGACACGCATTGAGAATTTTGACCCAGAAACCCGTTTTCTGCACCCTCCCCCTGCGCGCGGGTAGGAGCCagagtaaaacacaacacaagatcttgacatagcttagacacctccacttataaactagtaaaagtttatatcccacaccaatgtgggacaaagcttttccaactccaacttatgcaccaaacacacaactttgagactcgatatctcattcacctttaacccaatttggacgcatcttagtttgttacgtagccttagccagagactacaaaacccactaaacAGTTCGCGATATATGTCAcacgactatatatttattgatgtccaaagtggtggaaaaatgcactttttcccaATACAAACCACCACCACATCTGATTTGAAATATTCAACCCAATTCCTctcttaattaatatatatatatatatatatatatatgtgctacAACTTTTACGGCCAGAATCAACCACAAATTTGTGACTACAATTCTTCAAATAAGATTTCTGATCACATCTAATAAGTATGAGGCTAAGATTTTCACTACCATATTTACCAAGATGAAAGATGTTTCCGGGCAAGATTTTTACCCCAAATGCTTATAAGTTAAATTGGTTTTAAATGACTTTGTTTATTTGATGATATGTATTTCCCTAGTTAATTATTTGTAATGCTTTGTTACTACAGTAACGAAAAGAAAGTCATAATATTTAGAATTGTGAATCTATTAAGCTTAATTGGCATAATTTTAAATCTATCTAGTTTTGtatgttattaatttaaaagtctGGTTCATGATGTTGTATGATTGGAAGAATGAAAGAGTTGTGTCGTTGGCTTGTTGCTTATCAATCACGATGAGATGTATGTTAACAGGTTCTTAACATGTCACatgttaattttcgtgtcgtgttcgtaTCTAAAAAAATGACACAAATTATTAAcatgtcgtgttcgtgtttgaccttaacaggttcgTATCTTAACAAGTATCGTGTGACCTATTATGTCAGCCTTATCTTGGATGCTATTAATTACTTGTTGGGACGGGGTGTGTATATTATTTGCCGTGTACATAAACTACCCCAACCTTATTATGACTACTTATTCAAAAATATGAAGTTTGCATGcgtatattaaaaatttaaaacatctATCGGAGCCACATTGGTACTTTAAAATGAATCCCTAAATTAAACTATCATAAGAACAAACATATGTGTCTCATATTATCCAAAAGATTGACATCACAACATGATAGCACGTACTATTGACTATTATTACAATAGGTAATTAAGTAGCGATTAATTTGTAAGACACAGCATGTGCATATTTTATAGTTATCACAAATCTTGCTTAGCTATACGATTTTTACGTGGTAGATTTTAGAGCACGTAAACATGTACGTTGAGACCTAATAAATGTAGCATTTATATTCTACTGTAACATCTCATATTCTCGGTcagtatgtgtatatattatcATCCCAAGTTGTATATATTTGCAGGTATGAGCACCTACATGTTTTAAAAGTGGTTGAAAAGTCAATAGAGACGAAATTGTAATGTTTTAAAATCTGATTGTTGCATTTGTAATGCTCAGTTGTACCCATTTGACTTGACCGGTCCAGCTTTAACACAACCCAGACATGTTTGACCACTCCTTCATAAAGGTGAATGTCCATTTTGACATGCACAATTGGCTTGGCCCAGAGTATTAATGACATATCCCATATGTAGTCTTATTATATTAGCTAGGTTAATCCGTTAATATAATAAGAAGTATTTTTTAGATTATAAAAGTATTAGAAAATGATagcaaataaaatataatataatacgtGTATCCTCGTTGACTTAATGACACtagtatatatgtaaaaagttGTGAAGATGTGAGAAACAGAATTGGGTTGGGCGAAATGGCGAATGTTAGGCCATATCCAATGGCTTTTATGATGACAATATGCATAATATGCTTTCGTTGGTGCTGCAATTTACTCATACACAATATGCCACCATGGTGGCATATTGTTAACATACTAAATTATGGGCCTATGATTTGTTGTTACCCTTTTGACaattcaaaaacaaatatacattctttcttttttgttttgattttctgTCAATTTCAGTATGTTGAGTTGGAGGTAAAATGAGTTCAATATGTTGCTCCAGTATATTGGAACAGTTTGCTGACGTGTCCAGTATGCTTTGGCATTTTGTAAAAGCCATTGGAGAAGGCCTTAAAAGTACAAATagatttatataaagaaaaatgataaagtaCTGGTATACGATGGAATCTGGTATTAAAAGGTTTTGAGTTTACACTTTGATGTGagcaaaatatttaaaaaatggaGACAGAAGTTTTTCCAACATGAATTTTCTTTGGAATTAGAGTTAGGTATATAAGGAGTCATGCCGTTAAGCCcaaatttatcatttaaaaaaaaactacagtTAAAACCTTTCTGATTGCCTACCATTAAAGTTCAAAGTTTTCAAACCACCATTCAAATGAATTTTCTATATAATAAAACCCTCTGATTAATAATAGCAATTGAGAAATTgaagaaattaaaattaaaactaattactATAATAGAATAAACTTTGAAAGATAGAGTACTTACTTTTTATCTTCTAATAAATAAGAGTACCATTTTGACACAGAATCTATTTACCTGTCTAATGATCGATGCACTATATACTTCTCACTATTAGTCGTCtaaaatgataaagaaaaaagatgtcACAATACCACAAAAATGAACAacaaaatttttcataaatctTGCTCTTCTATTGGTATAAGTTAGTAGGTTACCTTTTGAACAAGTCAAAATGCAATTGAtttgatttattaatattataatttttgtcttttaaaagAAGCTGgttgtttaaaataaataataaatatattatttgtttaaaatcATGGGATATAAACAAATGTTACAAAACTAATTAgtcatttatttaaagttaaactatatttttttaaaccaacCACCCCATTTTTGAAAGCAATACTAAACTCCTTAATTCCTAGCAATTTTGGTTAAAATATTTTTCTCTAACTAATGCGTATCTTACCACATATACATTAGGAACTAAACATATTTGGAAAAGTCAAAATGTGATCAAGTTGTaacaaactttaattaaaataatatcataaatatattaattaattactattaCTATGTTTAAGACTAATTATCAAGTAGCTAAGTCCTACAAACCAAACTACACACACGGACCGAACCAACCAGACTTCGTCATATTTTATTTCTCTATATAACCCTCACATCTACATATTATATCACAATCAAATTCTCTACAATTTTATTCTCTCTCTTTCTCATcttattcatcatcatcattatctagTCTACTCataataaatttgtttataacttaataaaagtaattaatttgaaGAAATGGAACACTTGTTGGGTTTGCTAAGAGTTCGAATCCATAGAGGCGTAAACCTTGCGGTACGAGATGTCAATACGAGTGATCCTTATGTTATTATCCGTATGGGCAAACAGGTACTAAAATATATGTACCCTTCTTCATTTCCAACTTATGTtcatttaattttctattaGTATATTTTTACTGTTCAGTTGGCTCGATTTACCTCTCACATGTTTGTTCTGAGTCAGTTTGGCCTCTAGAAATACATCTTTTACCCTTTCCACATATAATATTTTACTGTAACGACTTAGTTAGAACTTCATGACTTTGGACTTTACATCTGTCGAATTGCTTAAAGCTATagttagcaaaaaaaaaagaaaatttgttatttacttatatattataGCGCACctagaaataaatatatagatacaaaatttATAATCGATCTTTATCACGTACGTCGATGTTTTACAGATCTTTAATGGATCGATCGAGAgatcaatatatgttttactaaaagaaaaacattataCAACAAGAACTAGGCGTGATGACAACTGCAAATCTTATGTATCTTAGCATTTTATATTATAAGGTTTCTTGTTGATAGATTTTTTAATTAGATGATCTACCTATATAACttcaaagttctttatgagAATATTGTGATCAATGGTTATGCCGTTAGTGGGGGTTAATGATCACGGTCACCTACTGTTGACTGATCGAGCCGCCCATCACGGCGTTACTTCATAATATAATAcagtattatataatttaatgtaGACTTTATTTGGTCGCATCAGCCAAGTTGACATTACTTTTACTTTAGGGATGAAAATATAAGGCTATTAAGGTATCTAATCTTAGGGATGGAACGACACTgattacatattgtttttttaataaaaagtttcatatctaagcttagatatcGGACATCCTTATATTGACTTTTCCTAGCTTTgcttaattataaattaataaataaatataaatagatatatgtaACACATAAAACTATGAATAATTGTAAAATATTGTCGTGCACACTTGTAGATATTTTACAAGCTAGGATATAAAAATCCATGTGGTCATTTAATAGGTTACTCGAAGCTTATAATTAAATTACTcctataaaaataataatagtaaatgAGCTATATTgttgaaaaaatgaaatatgtaaagctgatttatattattttggttTCTATGAAGAAATTGAAGACTAGAGTGGTGAAAAACAACGTCAATCCTGTGTGGGATGAAGATTTGACTCTTTCTGTCTTAGAAGCTCTACCGGTTAaacttgtaagttttttatgAATTACGGATTATTACTCCATTTTATGAGTTTTGCTTTGGTTTTATGTGACATGAAAAAATTAATGTACAATTTACATAATTACTTTTTcaaagtattaaattaaatgaatataATAAGAGTACGATAATTTTATTGTctttagtaattaattaaaaataatcaaagatatatatacacacatgcatgatatatgttttaataattaggTGGGATGTATACGAAATATTTCAATGAAATAGTGacctaataattatatattgggCCAGCCGTATTTGCATCGTTTGAGTGGAAATCTTTGATTATGTTCATAGATAGTGCTCAACATGTTTAAACGTTTTTCAAACTTGATATATTCGAATGAAAaccaaatttatatatctttgtaaataatttaaaaatctcatAATACACAAGAATTATGCATTGAATTTTATACATTATATGTTGTCAGTTTTCAGTGGCCATTCAGTCGTATCAAGAGTGCGTACTCTACATGGCGTTAGCTAGAAACCAAATACGAGTagtactttttggttttttatgttttgtcaaATTTTAGGATTGTACCATGACTATAATAACATGTTACGCGTATAATTAATCTGACTAGTGTTTTGTTGGCACGTTCCTAGAAAATCATCAAAAGTAATCCTCATAATTTGACCAATTTGCAAATATGACAGGAAGTATACGACCATGACACGTTTAGTCCGGATGACAAGATGGGAGAAGCTTCATTTGATATCCAGCCATTCTTGGAAGCTATTCGGATGCGTTTAGGGAGTCTGCCAAACAACACAATCATCACAAACGTCAAACCAACAAGGACCAACTGTTTGGCCGAAGAAAGCCACGTAATATGGCTAGAGGGAAAAGTTGTCCAAAACATGGTTCTTAGGTTGCAAAATGTCGAGTGTGGCGAGGTCGAGATTCAACTCTCGTGGATCGACATTCCAGGCTCTAGAGGTCTTCATTAATTtgtctattattattattatagttctTGGCTTGTCTTGTAAATTTATGAAACCCgagcttttttcttttcttttctttttattaatccGTTCGTCTTAATTATGATATTGTCGACGATATTGGGATGTTATGTATGTATAAGAGAGTGTGAGAATATGTAAGATGTTAAGTTGCCAATAATGTCAATCTTAAATCGATAAAGGAGGTTAGCAAAAAATTTCACCTTTTACTGTATATTTAGGTTTTTAGTAAATTTGGGGGAAAAATAATCATCAATCATTCAAACATATTTAGTTTGGAACTTTGgattaaagtttttaataagGGTCAAGTCATCAGTCAACAATGATAGTGCAGATATTGATATATTTGAAGTAAGAatacataaaaacaaaagtaaaatgaTATTGTATTGTGTGCTACATTTACAAAatgaatatattaataaattaacattTGCAGTTTTTTTACTATCATTAAagatttacaatttttttactATCTTCATATCGTATTAACCCTATCTTTAGTTATTTAAAAGCATTATACAGATAACAAGTTCCAAATGATATAATACGAGTATCTGCTACGGTGTATTTGAGCACTTGGTAATATTAAAATAGGTAAAATAAGTTGGGCACTAGCTAGTTGTTTCATAAAGCAAGCAATGTTTAgaacaattaattaaatccCAAACAGCCCCTTAAGTTAGAGTTAATGTAAGTAATGATATATTCTTCTAGactaaatatataatgtaagttagaacaattatttttattcttcTAGCCattcacaagtatccaccaaaaCCGGTGATACAACTATTACATCGTATATACAACAATTACATTATATTAAAACTGCACTAATCCGACCAACTGATGCATTTATTCTTCTTTCTATTTCTATACCAAAGTAACGAGAGCGCCTTACTATCTTGTAAAATCTTATGGATATACATATAACAAGTTGAATATTAATTACGCCAACATGAGTGAAAATGGGCAAATGGCTTAAAGGCTGCTATCGGCCAATGTCGACATATGCATGCTGGATTGATATAGACGGCTTTGGACTTTTTGACATATTGTATTAACTTTATGTTATTAACTTCCTGAATATGATATTTCTTTGGTTATTACTTTTTTTAGGATACGAACTAGTATTAATATctttgaaagaagaaaaaaaaaaaaaggagctaAATTTTACTCAGAAAGCAAACTTTTTGCTGGGGACGTTAACTTTGATCTTCATTACTTTATAAAAACGTCATTCAATTAAGTAAAAATCTCGATATATAGTTTGAGACGTTTTTCATATACAAACACTAATTTTGTAATGTCAAAGGAAAGGAAAGGATGTGAACTTGTTGCATCTAAAGGATTTTATCCAAAACGTCCACACTCGACAATCACATTTCATTTTGGTGGAAAAAGTGGAAGAAGATTTTTTTCCAAATGGATATGGGCCTAACTAATGGCGCACTCATTAATCTTTGTGAGCATAGCtttatacaatatattttatttttctaaccaGATATTATGCAACGTGTATTAGTTTGTAACTTCTATTTAATTTCAACATATGGAAAAGTAGAATCTAGAGTTCAATTGATTACTCAAAAGGCTATGAATGAAGTATGATATATTACTTTGCAGATAACTAGCTAGATCTGTAGTTGTCGTCCTTGATCTGTCTACTCCAGTACTTGGTCCGCATCCAGCATTTTATCTGTTGGCCACATTCTTAGTCCAAAATTAAAGTAGAGTTCATGAGTTTGAAGAATTCAAAATGTGAGGATCGAGTGCAATATAAAGTCTTGATGGTCTAACCTCCTATATAGTCAAGTTCCTGgatttttgatttcacaaaacgGGCAATCATCCATTTCTTTCACATCATTCTCCATTCGTTGCTTGATCGCTGCAAATCAAGAAAGTCATTTGTAGGTTTAATATAAATAGTTGCCCTCATTAATCTCTCACACAATATACTTCTCAAGTTGTCATCGCAATCCTGACCGTCTCTATATGTTACAATCACTCATATATTGTCAGCTATAATTTTAAAGTATtcaataaattttaatttaattattcttTGGTATGTTTTGTTAAGTAATATAGATTTCCATTCATTTGTAATATCGATAAACTTCACGTGTATTTGAAACCGGACTATATATAGTTATCTACTAATTAATTTAGCCAATTCTTATAAAttagaataaataaatttatatgttttaaattataaactataactaaAAATGTAATATAATTATAGAGTAacagttttaaatatattaggtatttatattatattatatatatatatataattattaaaacagtagttaaccggACGATTCTACAGCCTCCTCAATTTAAAACTATATTATGACATTGCCACATAGGCTTAAATCCTAGGTGTCATCTCCATAATTTTTTACcactaaaattaaaacaaaacactCGGACTTAAAAACCCGACCCGAGAAAACAAGTTTCTACCTATTCTCAATTCTCAGTTATTCCTATAACCCTAATCATGTTCCATCTCTCTCGATCTTTTTATTCGATTTGTGATTCTCTTCTTTTCAATATGTTTCTCTTTccattatttttgattatttaagttcttttttatttcattaaatttcCGAACCTTTTTCTCCATTTAAACTCAAAACTAACTTATTGCATTGACACAAAAGATTTCTTTTAGTTTCATGGTTAGtatctattttctttaaatgtaTGTTATAATCGTTCTTTAAAATCTATGTATATAAtagggggatgagaatataaggctgttaggtacctaagctaggtgtggaacactcacatattgtttttttaatccataaaattcatgggggcccaatcatttattcattaatcaagaaatattaaaaaatttgtatgtgtggagttccacacctaagttaaggtgccggacaaccttatatttctttttccctatataataatagtaaattgtattattattattattaatattattatagcACAATTGTGAGTTGTCTCACATTACAATTATAAATTGTCCCCTTTTACCTGTTACATATACTTAAATTGAGTAGTACAACTTACCTTGAAAGCAAAATCATATAGGTGTTCAATTTAAATCACTTGTTTCCAATTTACCACACCACTTTACCATACATTATCCATATattctttcatctttttcactatgttcttgagttatatttaaaaaaaaaaaagaattgaaatGATAAGATGAGGATGgagttatattttaaaagaaaagaattgaaaTGATAAGATGAGGAGAGAAGAGATACaatccttccaaatcatcctAAAAATGGAAggaatatttttaaaacaaaaataactaaataatctTTTCAAATTATATCACTTCATTTCCTTTCCATCAttgaaaaaaactcaagaactcaACTTATACAAAAATCATTTggaatcttttcttttctccccTAAGAAAAACTTAAGAACACAGTGTTTGTCTTTAAGAGCACATATCTCATCCTTATTCCCTACTACCTTCAAAAACTGGTCTCGTAAGCagtactcgtatatattatattatatatatactatactatactatactattttgttatatattgtatggaaaatgattaatctttctaTAGCCTGACATGAGAACCATCTACAAGAGCCAGTTAGCCAAGACCATTTTCGGTTCAAACCGGTGCAGCGTGTCCGAAAGGGaggataaaagaataaaagggaggATATATTTCGGTTGCGATCATACCAGTGCTAATGCACCGGATCCAATCAAAACTCAGTAGTTAACCGCGCTTGGGCGAGAGTAGTCCTAGAATGGGTGACCCTCTAGGAAGTCCTCGTGTTGCAACCCTTTAGTCTGTTTTTGTAATTCTtcttttagacatgggttgctcttcggttcaaccatactttttttccaccgatgttactatgatacacgtaactaaaaataaataaactgctcggtggtgtaaaagaaccggtgtttttgtgtttacttttgtttactatcatcgctagaggctcccagcgtcgcagcttgatgctcctcgCTCCAACGGTCGTTTTGACTGGTCCCCCGTTGAAAACGGAGCCTGATAGCTCAAGTTATGGCCATTTAAGTGAAGGCCTCCTTATACCCCTATGGCGTCTATATAGACCATCTACTCTGGGCACTGCATATATTTCATTATAGTTTCTGTCTTCGATGATATATGACCATAAGAAATTTCTTGTATTATTGTTGATGAAGTGAAATTTACCATCTGGAGCAACTACTATCATAAATGCGTTGTCacgaaataaaagaaaataaaataaatacggTCACAagaatatttttgtattattgtatttagtttttttattttattttgtgacATGCACTTATGATAGTTGTTGTTCCACACGGTAAATTTTACTTGATCAACTATAATACAAAAAAAGTCTTATGGTCATATATTATCAAAGACAggaactataatatatatatgcaacgTCTGGAGTAGATAACCTACCTAATTACATAGACGCCATTGTGGGTGATCGTGTGAGCATCAACCTTTGTCACTTTCAATGTCTCTTCCCGTATGGTTAGAATGGAGATCAAATTAGAATGGAGATCAAATCCTGAAATAAGAGATTATGTGAAGTCTTATTTTGGTGACAACGTTGTAGTCTGATCACAAGAAATGTCACTTGATTTGTACGAGTCTGGAGAATGTGTCCCTGGAGAAGATATGAGTTTTTTTTGTATTCAAAATACACGCTACTAAATTTTAACCAATGAGTGACAGTGACAGTGACAGTTACGTTACTCgaaatatcaattatttttctaCTCTGGTACTCATTATATATACCCTTATCCTGTTCATGTGTATCATACACATAATTTTAAAGTCCTCGAAAAGTTATGCCCCAAAGATCTCGAATATGAAGTATTGATTGAGAAAATGAAATTGGATGAAACCGTAGAGATACGGGATCATATAAATGATCATAATTTGTTTTGCCAGTTGTTTTGGAGGATTATTTGATGTGTTTGTAAAATCCTACCCCAAAAGTCATGTTTTTTCAATAGCTTGTTGTAAGCTTTGGGAAACAACCGACAGTGACCACATCGCAGTTTTTTGGAGCAAGGGCTAACCATAATTGTTACGAGTATTAGCTTTGCTTAAAGTAGTCCATCCACCTCACATGCATACGAAGTTCGTAATATTAATGAGTTATATCAACTTAAACAACTCTTTGGGTATCTTTAGGTATGTTCATAACATTTAATGAGTATTGACTAATTTAAACTttctaaaactaaataaatatttgCTTCTTGTAACCGGAGAGGTTTATATTATGTGCTCTAAATACCTGGATACACACAATACATGCTTTGAAAACATAAATCATTGGGATATTCTTATAACGGGTGATAATAAACCAAAAATTTCTGGA
The Erigeron canadensis isolate Cc75 chromosome 2, C_canadensis_v1, whole genome shotgun sequence DNA segment above includes these coding regions:
- the LOC122589636 gene encoding protein C2-DOMAIN ABA-RELATED 4-like; the protein is MEHLLGLLRVRIHRGVNLAVRDVNTSDPYVIIRMGKQKLKTRVVKNNVNPVWDEDLTLSVLEALPVKLEVYDHDTFSPDDKMGEASFDIQPFLEAIRMRLGSLPNNTIITNVKPTRTNCLAEESHVIWLEGKVVQNMVLRLQNVECGEVEIQLSWIDIPGSRGLH